The following are encoded in a window of Rubellicoccus peritrichatus genomic DNA:
- a CDS encoding Gfo/Idh/MocA family oxidoreductase: MEKIKVLHVGCGGMSWAWLKPLEGRDNVEVVALVDLNLETAKERAKEFKLEGIYVGTDLEEALEATKPDVVFDCTIPEAHEPVTLAALEAGCHVLGEKPLAHSMEAAHKLLAKASEADRIFAVTQNRRYTRTARRTRALIEEGVIGKVHTIYADFFIGAHFGGFRDVMDHVLLLDMSIHHFDLLRMLSGGLKANSVYCNEFNPASSWYQHGACADALFVMEGDLRFNYRGSWCAEGQNTSWNAAWRIYGEKGCISWDGDDELSLERVTGDQGFVRQLESTNYEVKHPQDYEDGHDAVITEFLDAVQKGTEPETIATDNIHSLAMVFATIESANSGQLVKL, encoded by the coding sequence ATGGAAAAAATAAAGGTGCTTCATGTGGGGTGTGGTGGAATGTCTTGGGCTTGGCTAAAGCCACTCGAAGGACGAGATAACGTCGAGGTCGTCGCACTGGTAGACTTGAATCTGGAAACAGCTAAAGAGCGGGCAAAGGAGTTTAAGCTGGAGGGGATTTATGTAGGGACGGATTTGGAGGAAGCCCTCGAAGCAACAAAGCCAGACGTTGTTTTCGATTGCACAATTCCGGAAGCTCACGAGCCAGTGACACTCGCGGCACTGGAAGCTGGTTGTCATGTTTTGGGAGAAAAGCCTTTAGCCCATTCAATGGAGGCAGCTCACAAATTACTGGCTAAGGCCAGTGAAGCTGATCGCATATTTGCTGTTACGCAGAATCGTCGCTACACACGTACCGCCCGCCGGACAAGAGCTCTGATTGAAGAAGGGGTCATTGGTAAGGTTCATACAATTTATGCCGACTTTTTTATAGGCGCTCATTTCGGAGGATTCCGGGACGTGATGGATCATGTGCTGTTACTTGATATGTCCATTCACCACTTTGACCTGTTGCGCATGCTCTCTGGTGGTTTAAAGGCAAACTCCGTCTACTGTAATGAATTTAATCCTGCCTCTTCATGGTATCAGCATGGTGCGTGTGCCGACGCGTTGTTTGTGATGGAAGGCGATTTGCGTTTCAACTATCGAGGATCATGGTGCGCCGAAGGGCAGAACACATCGTGGAATGCTGCCTGGAGAATTTATGGCGAAAAGGGATGCATCAGTTGGGATGGCGATGATGAACTTTCTCTTGAGCGTGTTACTGGTGATCAAGGTTTTGTGCGACAATTGGAGTCGACGAATTACGAAGTGAAGCACCCTCAGGATTATGAAGACGGGCATGATGCTGTCATCACCGAATTTCTTGATGCAGTCCAAAAGGGCACCGAGCCGGAGACAATTGCCACCGACAATATCCACAGTCTTGCTATGGTCTTTGCCACCATTGAAAGCGCAAACAGCGGTCAGCTTGTTAAATTATAA
- the purD gene encoding phosphoribosylamine--glycine ligase yields the protein MKVLIIGSGGREHSLLKACLKSPLVDEVVAAPGNGGMAAEARCLAVDIEDGAAVLALARQEAAELVIVGPEAPLAVGVADTLREAGIAVYGPGKAGAELEASKAFSKEFMQRHQIPTAGSATFSDYAEALEYLKDKSYPIVIKASGLAAGKGVIIPQNFEDAQRTIHEMLVKNVFGDSGHTVLIEDFMDGEEASIMLMVSGEQYVQLPPSQDHKRVGEGDTGPNTGGMGAYTPAPVVTPEIAEKIRTKIIEPSLKGLKSDGVDYRGTLYVGVMVVKGEPFVVEYNVRFGDPECQILLPLLEDDPIKLMLDCANGTLEPANVKVKDEHAMIVVMAAGGYPGPYGKGDVITFPESIPDNCSIVHAGTKLNDAGEIVTAGGRVLGVVATGPTLQAAADDAYALAKEVKWSDAFFRKDIGWRVLGS from the coding sequence ATGAAAGTATTGATTATCGGATCGGGGGGACGTGAGCACTCACTGTTGAAGGCGTGCTTGAAGAGTCCACTAGTGGATGAAGTTGTCGCAGCGCCCGGGAATGGCGGCATGGCGGCGGAAGCACGCTGTTTGGCCGTTGACATTGAAGACGGTGCGGCCGTTCTGGCATTAGCCAGGCAGGAAGCAGCGGAATTGGTCATCGTTGGCCCGGAAGCACCGCTTGCTGTTGGTGTCGCGGATACCCTTCGCGAGGCAGGTATAGCAGTATATGGTCCGGGTAAAGCGGGAGCAGAGCTTGAAGCCAGCAAAGCGTTTTCGAAGGAATTTATGCAGCGCCATCAAATTCCGACTGCAGGCTCTGCAACTTTTAGCGATTACGCCGAAGCTTTAGAATACCTAAAGGACAAGAGCTACCCGATTGTCATCAAGGCCAGTGGACTTGCGGCCGGCAAGGGAGTTATTATTCCGCAGAATTTCGAGGACGCACAGCGTACGATTCACGAGATGTTGGTTAAGAATGTGTTCGGTGACAGTGGCCACACGGTGTTGATTGAAGATTTCATGGACGGCGAAGAGGCCAGCATCATGCTGATGGTTTCGGGCGAACAATACGTCCAACTGCCGCCAAGCCAGGACCATAAACGCGTGGGCGAAGGTGATACCGGGCCTAACACTGGAGGGATGGGCGCCTATACTCCAGCTCCTGTCGTAACCCCGGAAATCGCAGAAAAAATTCGTACTAAAATCATTGAGCCAAGCCTGAAGGGACTGAAAAGCGACGGTGTTGATTATCGTGGCACGCTTTATGTCGGTGTTATGGTGGTCAAGGGTGAACCTTTTGTGGTCGAGTACAACGTTCGCTTTGGAGATCCCGAATGCCAGATTCTGTTGCCTTTACTGGAGGATGATCCGATTAAGCTGATGCTGGATTGTGCAAACGGCACACTCGAACCCGCAAACGTAAAGGTAAAAGACGAGCATGCCATGATCGTCGTGATGGCAGCGGGCGGCTATCCCGGTCCCTACGGCAAAGGTGATGTCATTACGTTCCCGGAGAGCATCCCTGATAACTGCTCAATCGTCCATGCGGGAACAAAACTGAATGATGCAGGTGAAATCGTAACTGCCGGTGGACGCGTTCTCGGTGTGGTTGCAACTGGCCCGACGCTGCAAGCGGCCGCTGATGATGCCTATGCCCTGGCCAAGGAAGTCAAATGGTCCGATGCATTCTTCCGCAAAGATATCGGCTGGCGAGTATTGGGATCATGA
- a CDS encoding nucleoside recognition domain-containing protein gives MKTERTAVDARASLTASRPLVVVLGLESVGKSSLLSALSGRFAEPSALSGSTLHCERYPDSSWDWVDTPGIITGSDAVTVRDALDAMESAESILIVLRAHRASEELASLLPMLGSRKVAIVLTFQDQLKSMDKNARQELLTIWKENTGVSIALLDSRAPDATELATVRTAVMEASPLKSFKLGELPAFPKKGSSSSWARKLEQTLGFAPLSLLLLFGPAWVAVTQANALADKFYDSVRTFQAPLLSWLNQLPAPLAATLGGDYGVVAMFPFLLLYALPTILIFTGLLAIYKSTGLIDRLSYSLHPWLRPFGLGGRDLVRVVMGFGCNVPAVVATRSCSSCSRGACVSAISFGSACSYQLPATLAVFAATGFVWLGPIYLVVLALTTLLYLRATTPLALRQAQNKQLLPALGNLRPPDWGAVLRETIQSLRDFVIMALPIFIVICFAAGLLQWSGALAWLTHFLTPVMAAFHLPPEAALAVVLGSVRKDGLAIGLLNGDWDSSKVPFDTPAQVLTAVYLAGVLLPCLVTVVSVAKEMRAGFALKMVIRQACFAALFSLCIAWFGALLVSFVS, from the coding sequence ATGAAAACCGAGCGAACCGCTGTAGATGCCCGGGCCTCATTGACGGCCAGTCGACCTTTAGTTGTTGTGCTTGGTCTGGAGAGTGTAGGCAAGAGTAGTCTTTTGTCGGCATTGAGTGGACGCTTTGCAGAGCCATCGGCTTTGTCAGGCTCTACACTGCATTGCGAGCGCTACCCCGACTCATCATGGGATTGGGTTGATACACCGGGGATTATAACAGGATCTGACGCTGTGACTGTGCGTGATGCTCTGGATGCGATGGAGTCTGCAGAGTCAATTTTAATTGTGTTGCGAGCTCATCGCGCAAGTGAAGAGCTCGCATCTTTGTTGCCCATGCTTGGCTCAAGGAAAGTAGCGATAGTGCTAACCTTCCAGGATCAGCTGAAGTCGATGGACAAAAATGCACGACAGGAACTGCTAACCATTTGGAAAGAGAATACGGGTGTATCGATAGCTTTGTTAGACAGTCGTGCACCGGATGCAACGGAACTCGCCACTGTACGCACTGCAGTAATGGAGGCGAGTCCGCTAAAGTCGTTTAAACTAGGCGAGCTTCCTGCCTTTCCTAAAAAAGGCTCTAGTTCGTCATGGGCTCGTAAGTTGGAGCAAACGCTTGGCTTTGCGCCGCTGAGTTTGCTTTTATTGTTTGGTCCTGCATGGGTAGCGGTTACTCAAGCAAACGCTTTGGCGGATAAATTCTATGATTCCGTCCGAACTTTTCAGGCCCCGCTGCTTAGCTGGCTTAATCAATTGCCCGCGCCACTTGCAGCAACACTGGGAGGGGACTACGGGGTGGTCGCTATGTTTCCTTTTCTCCTTCTCTACGCGTTGCCCACCATCTTGATTTTTACCGGATTACTTGCAATCTACAAGAGCACCGGATTGATCGATCGCCTTTCCTACAGTCTGCATCCATGGCTGAGGCCCTTTGGGCTAGGTGGTCGAGATCTCGTGCGTGTGGTAATGGGATTTGGCTGTAATGTGCCTGCTGTCGTTGCAACCCGATCTTGTTCCAGCTGCTCACGAGGTGCCTGCGTGTCGGCTATCTCATTTGGTTCCGCTTGCTCTTACCAGCTTCCAGCGACTTTGGCAGTTTTTGCGGCAACAGGTTTTGTTTGGCTAGGGCCCATCTACCTTGTCGTTTTGGCTTTGACCACACTGTTATATTTGCGAGCGACAACACCGCTTGCGCTCAGGCAGGCTCAAAACAAACAACTGCTACCAGCATTGGGCAACTTACGACCGCCGGACTGGGGAGCAGTTCTTCGAGAGACTATTCAAAGTCTCCGAGATTTCGTGATTATGGCGCTGCCTATATTCATTGTCATCTGTTTTGCTGCGGGTCTGCTTCAGTGGTCTGGCGCACTGGCTTGGTTGACGCACTTCCTGACACCTGTGATGGCTGCGTTCCATCTGCCCCCTGAAGCCGCGCTCGCAGTGGTGCTCGGTTCGGTGCGTAAAGATGGTCTCGCCATCGGTCTACTCAATGGCGATTGGGATTCTTCCAAGGTCCCCTTTGACACACCGGCCCAAGTACTTACTGCAGTCTATCTGGCTGGAGTCCTGTTGCCTTGCCTGGTCACTGTTGTTTCGGTCGCAAAGGAAATGCGAGCTGGCTTCGCACTCAAGATGGTCATTCGACAAGCTTGTTTTGCTGCACTATTTTCACTCTGTATCGCTTGGTTTGGAGCGCTGCTTGTTTCTTTCGTAAGCTAA
- a CDS encoding S41 family peptidase — MRVFLALLLPGLVFGFELSEDLKPGNGTLFPKEFFPDLSKQAPERIFLEGMVKLYPGRVLDKAPESNGSKQTNDGFTEELPRGITYVRAYGFESARNLLTESLDVPALIWDFRYVVGDYENAISMLELLSDTKAPDDLLQTEGEYVVPRKSGSITKETQSREYPVIILVNHRTRGAIEAALDELQRSGHAMLVGTRTAGATGSYEPIPNSDGFWVIKGSVKARDGSSLLGVGLEPDVPVTVTPAEDFTGYQLIENGSSAQAILRSELPTLDPDAIDEEDAEDNGNGLKPVDHIMQRAVDIIIALQVLGKLPDEDGHAK; from the coding sequence ATGCGCGTATTCCTTGCCCTACTCCTTCCAGGGCTGGTCTTTGGTTTTGAGCTATCTGAAGATCTCAAACCTGGTAATGGAACCCTTTTTCCAAAGGAGTTTTTTCCCGACTTATCGAAACAGGCACCAGAGAGAATATTTCTTGAAGGAATGGTGAAACTATATCCGGGCCGCGTCCTTGATAAAGCTCCAGAGAGCAATGGCTCCAAGCAAACCAATGACGGTTTCACGGAGGAGTTGCCGCGTGGAATTACATATGTGCGTGCTTATGGCTTCGAATCAGCCCGAAATCTGTTAACTGAAAGTCTGGATGTTCCTGCCTTGATTTGGGATTTTCGTTATGTTGTCGGTGACTATGAGAATGCAATATCCATGCTGGAACTTTTGTCAGACACGAAAGCACCAGACGATCTCTTGCAAACGGAAGGCGAATACGTAGTGCCACGAAAAAGTGGGAGCATCACAAAGGAAACCCAATCCCGCGAGTATCCTGTCATTATTCTAGTCAATCACCGAACACGCGGAGCGATTGAGGCAGCGCTTGATGAATTGCAGAGAAGCGGCCATGCCATGCTGGTTGGGACTCGCACGGCTGGTGCAACGGGAAGCTATGAACCAATTCCGAATAGCGACGGCTTTTGGGTTATTAAAGGCTCAGTGAAAGCGCGTGATGGATCTTCCCTACTTGGGGTTGGTCTGGAACCCGATGTCCCCGTCACCGTAACCCCGGCAGAAGATTTCACTGGTTATCAGTTGATTGAGAACGGCAGCTCGGCCCAAGCCATTCTACGTTCCGAGCTCCCCACGCTTGATCCAGATGCCATTGACGAAGAGGATGCTGAAGACAATGGTAATGGTCTGAAACCGGTGGATCACATCATGCAGCGTGCCGTCGATATTATTATCGCTTTGCAAGTGCTTGGAAAATTGCCGGATGAGGATGGACATGCGAAGTGA
- the rpsO gene encoding 30S ribosomal protein S15 — protein MSEAVDKSKVIAEYKTHDSDTGSSEVQIALLTARISHLTDHLRTHRKDFHSRRGLIHMTNRRRKLLSYLKRQDLQKYEEIIKSLGLRR, from the coding sequence ATGTCAGAAGCAGTAGATAAATCAAAAGTAATCGCAGAATATAAAACTCACGACAGTGACACCGGCTCGTCAGAAGTGCAGATCGCACTCCTCACCGCCCGGATCAGCCACTTGACTGACCATTTGCGCACACACCGCAAGGACTTCCACTCACGCCGTGGTCTGATTCACATGACCAATCGTCGCCGGAAGCTCCTCTCCTACTTGAAGCGTCAGGATCTGCAGAAATACGAGGAAATCATCAAGAGCCTTGGCCTGCGTCGCTAA
- a CDS encoding ZIP family metal transporter gives MTIDQLKWLAILLIFASGPTGGLLPWCLKRNDRFDFWFSLGNSFAGGVFLGIGLIHMMSSATEFFSEHASAISYPVVYLLTGCAFMLFLLLERILVPHDFDEVQLLPNSTRQTTAISAYLLLFMLSVHSFLAGFALGVETTVAGVVIILIALLAHKAVAAFALGISFLRSVANFSQLLIYVLLFSLSTPLGIVAGILIDDFIASARHGVMEGIFYGIAAGTFLYIATLDIFSEEFLRPKCRKLKFLASITGFALMAIVAIWL, from the coding sequence ATGACCATTGATCAATTGAAATGGCTGGCGATTTTATTGATTTTTGCATCCGGCCCCACCGGAGGGTTACTGCCGTGGTGCCTGAAAAGGAATGATCGCTTCGATTTCTGGTTCTCTCTGGGCAACTCGTTTGCAGGAGGGGTTTTTCTAGGAATCGGATTGATCCATATGATGAGCTCCGCCACAGAATTTTTTTCGGAGCATGCATCAGCGATATCCTACCCTGTCGTTTACCTGCTTACTGGATGCGCCTTCATGCTATTTTTACTATTAGAGCGGATTCTTGTTCCTCACGATTTTGACGAGGTTCAATTATTGCCCAATTCCACCAGACAAACCACTGCAATTTCGGCTTATCTGTTACTTTTCATGCTTTCAGTTCATTCCTTCTTAGCAGGATTCGCCTTAGGAGTCGAAACAACTGTTGCCGGTGTGGTTATCATTCTCATTGCACTCTTAGCTCATAAAGCGGTAGCGGCTTTTGCTTTAGGGATCAGTTTTCTTCGAAGCGTAGCCAACTTTTCGCAACTCCTTATATACGTTTTGTTGTTTTCACTGTCTACGCCACTAGGGATTGTTGCTGGCATTCTTATTGACGACTTCATAGCCTCTGCTCGACATGGAGTCATGGAAGGCATATTTTATGGGATAGCAGCAGGCACCTTCCTATACATCGCCACCTTGGATATCTTCAGTGAAGAATTCTTACGTCCGAAATGCCGCAAACTCAAATTCCTTGCTTCAATAACAGGGTTTGCTCTCATGGCTATCGTAGCGATTTGGCTTTAA
- a CDS encoding NAD(P)/FAD-dependent oxidoreductase — MKVTFTNCRMDFEAIIVGAGPAGIGCCLALRRAGVEKVLLLEAEEVGASFRRWPEEMRLITPSFHGNPFFQTDLNAITPDTSPADFFQKEHLSGNEYANYLAAVAQHFELRLHENERVLQIQPEPGGYSIETEQATYRTSVVIWAGGEFSHPKTGSFPGAEHCAHSSVFRTWADFKGDEALIIGGYESGIDAACHLVQLGKRVVVISTGEPWNVDNPDPSEVLSPYTRERLKTTMQNNPKRLLLLGNSTVARVGCLSKRYIVETEDGKILNTNHRPIAAIGFHSALAPIKELWAWEGSKPQFTEEDESTLYPGIYYTGPSLVQRNSKFCFIYKFRSRFGVVARSVARRLGYPEPDLEDDRRRGFLVDDLECCTNCECAVESEAESVAPQS, encoded by the coding sequence ATGAAAGTAACTTTCACTAATTGTCGAATGGATTTTGAGGCAATTATCGTCGGTGCGGGACCAGCTGGTATTGGCTGTTGCCTGGCATTGAGACGAGCTGGAGTTGAGAAAGTGCTGTTACTTGAGGCGGAGGAAGTTGGAGCTTCATTCCGTCGTTGGCCCGAAGAAATGCGGTTGATCACACCATCCTTCCATGGAAACCCGTTCTTCCAGACAGATTTAAATGCGATTACCCCCGACACCAGCCCAGCCGATTTCTTTCAGAAAGAGCATCTCAGCGGAAATGAGTATGCCAATTACCTTGCAGCTGTCGCCCAGCATTTTGAGCTGAGATTGCATGAAAACGAAAGAGTCTTGCAGATTCAACCTGAGCCTGGCGGTTATTCCATCGAAACCGAGCAGGCGACCTATCGTACGTCGGTAGTTATCTGGGCGGGCGGAGAATTTTCGCATCCGAAAACTGGTTCTTTCCCGGGAGCGGAGCATTGCGCGCATTCGAGTGTATTTCGTACTTGGGCTGATTTTAAAGGCGATGAAGCCTTAATTATTGGAGGCTACGAAAGTGGAATTGATGCCGCTTGCCATCTGGTTCAATTAGGCAAGCGAGTCGTCGTCATTTCGACCGGAGAGCCTTGGAACGTTGATAATCCAGATCCCAGCGAAGTGCTGAGTCCCTACACTCGTGAGCGTTTGAAAACGACCATGCAGAATAATCCCAAACGACTTCTATTGCTGGGTAACTCAACAGTAGCCCGGGTGGGTTGCCTCTCCAAGCGCTATATCGTCGAAACCGAAGACGGCAAAATCCTCAACACCAATCACCGTCCGATTGCAGCGATTGGCTTTCATTCTGCACTCGCACCGATCAAGGAGCTTTGGGCTTGGGAGGGCTCAAAGCCTCAATTCACCGAAGAGGATGAGTCGACGCTATACCCTGGCATCTACTACACAGGGCCATCGCTAGTACAACGAAACTCTAAGTTTTGTTTCATCTACAAATTTCGATCACGGTTTGGTGTAGTCGCACGATCCGTTGCCAGACGGCTTGGCTATCCTGAACCAGATTTGGAGGACGATCGTCGCCGAGGCTTTCTTGTCGATGATCTGGAGTGCTGCACGAACTGTGAATGTGCTGTGGAATCAGAGGCTGAATCGGTTGCACCTCAGTCATGA
- a CDS encoding adenosine deaminase — MAFTTDPETARFIQQLPKTETHLHIEGALPWKLLQRIDPVKFKDVPESWQNDYKFRDFAHFEEQLLGHAFTWYTSPENYHEAAREIFAAHVAANVKYVETSFASGVIEFLGLNGKEVLSAIVEAAPKDLELRVFLGIHHNGFNEKMLPIIEDAIGWQKLTGFDLHGTETIPVDPAAVSIWRDARAEGKTTVAHAGEFCGPDFVRWAIEELGAQKLRHGIRAVEDPNVVELIKINNIPLDICPISNHKLMPGIQISNHPIRELYNAGCPVTISTDDPVSFGNHLNEEYAALYEHRGFNKEELTQVARNGFETAIADDKTKDEWLGEFTSLA, encoded by the coding sequence ATGGCTTTTACAACCGATCCGGAAACCGCTCGTTTTATCCAACAACTTCCCAAGACAGAAACGCACCTTCACATTGAGGGGGCGCTTCCGTGGAAATTGCTTCAGCGCATTGACCCGGTGAAGTTCAAGGACGTTCCTGAGTCATGGCAGAATGATTATAAATTTCGTGACTTTGCTCACTTTGAAGAACAGCTACTCGGGCATGCCTTTACCTGGTATACTTCACCAGAGAATTACCACGAAGCTGCCAGGGAGATTTTTGCGGCGCATGTTGCTGCTAACGTAAAGTATGTCGAAACCAGCTTTGCCAGCGGTGTGATTGAATTCCTTGGCTTGAACGGCAAGGAAGTCCTCAGCGCTATTGTAGAAGCTGCTCCGAAGGATCTTGAGCTTCGTGTTTTTCTCGGTATCCACCATAATGGTTTCAATGAAAAGATGCTGCCAATCATTGAAGACGCCATTGGATGGCAGAAGCTGACTGGCTTTGATCTTCATGGTACAGAAACAATCCCGGTTGATCCTGCTGCCGTCTCAATCTGGCGGGATGCTCGTGCTGAAGGCAAGACCACAGTCGCTCATGCTGGCGAATTCTGTGGCCCAGATTTCGTCCGTTGGGCCATTGAAGAGCTTGGGGCACAAAAGCTGCGTCATGGTATCCGCGCTGTTGAAGATCCAAATGTAGTCGAACTCATCAAGATTAACAACATCCCGTTGGATATTTGCCCGATCAGCAACCACAAGCTGATGCCAGGCATTCAAATTTCAAATCACCCGATTCGTGAGCTTTATAATGCCGGATGTCCAGTCACAATCAGCACGGATGATCCGGTTAGTTTTGGCAATCACCTCAACGAGGAGTACGCGGCCTTGTACGAACACCGTGGATTCAACAAAGAAGAGCTGACACAAGTTGCGCGTAATGGATTTGAAACAGCAATCGCCGATGATAAGACAAAGGACGAATGGTTGGGTGAATTCACATCCCTGGCCTAA
- a CDS encoding GTP-binding protein: protein MSFINWKPSSTLTDSDRSPVTVVSGFLGAGKTTLLNHILSYSGSRRLAVVVNDLGEVNIDASLIRNKLVEIDGPIDGLLELQGGCICCSIQDDLLDALLELWENFCPEHILVEATGVAEPKSILETLYATNFNGCRGTDFLRIANMVTVLDGGNLEQYFESSENTGQERRTRMLHVDRRQPLQELLMEQIECADLLVINKVDCISEADRERFTAYLNTLNPDAELLGCTMGQVDVPRLMQDFRFDEEKTLSSAGWHQAILSNDDGRETGWKHVHGGHAKGNSDGCDHVHHHDMVDDDSHEHHHHDGHGHHHKDYGLETFIFNARRPFNESKLLKVLRNRLPGVLRAKGFYWTDANPERVGVLSIAGKMLRADYLSEWWHAKVQRGQATLEDMPELVRRSWLPVTGDRRQELVFIGIDLDRELITKELVACFAD, encoded by the coding sequence ATGTCATTTATTAATTGGAAACCATCCAGCACATTAACCGACTCTGACCGTTCGCCAGTTACCGTTGTCAGCGGTTTTTTAGGCGCAGGAAAAACGACTCTGCTAAACCACATCTTGTCTTATTCGGGGTCCCGGCGGTTAGCAGTCGTTGTTAACGACTTGGGCGAGGTCAACATTGATGCCTCGTTGATACGCAACAAGCTAGTCGAGATTGATGGCCCAATTGATGGATTACTGGAGCTCCAAGGAGGCTGTATTTGTTGCTCTATTCAGGACGATTTGTTGGATGCACTACTGGAACTTTGGGAGAACTTTTGCCCGGAGCACATCTTAGTCGAGGCGACTGGTGTTGCTGAGCCCAAGTCGATACTCGAAACCTTATATGCGACTAATTTCAATGGCTGTCGTGGGACAGATTTTCTGCGCATCGCAAATATGGTTACCGTTTTAGATGGCGGCAATTTGGAACAGTATTTTGAGTCTTCCGAAAATACTGGTCAGGAGCGCCGAACACGCATGCTTCATGTTGATCGTCGCCAACCGTTGCAAGAACTCTTAATGGAGCAGATCGAATGCGCCGACCTTTTGGTGATTAATAAAGTTGACTGCATTAGTGAGGCGGATCGCGAACGGTTTACCGCTTATTTAAACACACTTAATCCCGATGCTGAATTGTTGGGATGTACGATGGGGCAAGTAGATGTTCCACGGTTGATGCAGGATTTTCGTTTTGATGAAGAAAAAACGTTGAGTAGTGCAGGTTGGCACCAAGCAATACTTTCCAATGACGATGGGCGTGAGACCGGATGGAAACATGTCCATGGTGGGCATGCGAAGGGCAACAGCGATGGATGTGATCATGTGCATCATCACGATATGGTCGATGACGATTCTCATGAGCACCATCACCACGATGGTCATGGGCACCACCATAAGGACTACGGTCTTGAAACTTTCATTTTCAATGCTCGGCGTCCTTTTAATGAATCGAAGCTACTAAAAGTGCTTCGCAATCGCTTGCCTGGTGTGCTTCGAGCTAAAGGCTTTTACTGGACCGATGCGAATCCGGAAAGGGTCGGGGTTCTGTCAATAGCCGGTAAAATGCTCCGAGCAGACTATCTATCCGAATGGTGGCACGCGAAGGTTCAGCGCGGACAAGCAACTCTGGAAGATATGCCAGAATTAGTTAGGCGGTCTTGGTTGCCAGTCACGGGTGATCGGCGACAGGAATTAGTCTTTATTGGAATTGATCTTGATCGTGAATTAATTACCAAAGAGCTCGTCGCATGTTTTGCTGACTGA
- a CDS encoding AEC family transporter: MGDMVVHIIFYILAPVFILIGLGALLDRLLNLDAKTLVQLNFYVFVPALVAVKIIDSPVSLAEFGGVAIAALLSLLLCGAVAWLIAGRGKLRPQRPLLVSTAMFTNAGNVGIPVAALAFPDFGAAYMGAILMVQNFACFSIGMILLADMKPKSALDFIKVLLPVPVTWAIVLALIIRSTNLHVPEPLFTPLSYLGDGLIPVALLTLGVQLRRSLGGSGDFIFLTVGMLLRLLLGPLIVFAVAILLPLPEEGRQVLILSGVLPVAVNVYILAARYESNASLASQLVFWSTVLSPIGFVAVLLFLSTG, translated from the coding sequence ATGGGTGACATGGTCGTCCATATTATTTTCTACATTCTTGCACCTGTTTTTATTCTGATAGGTTTGGGGGCATTGCTTGATCGTTTGCTCAATTTGGATGCGAAGACACTTGTTCAACTGAACTTTTATGTGTTTGTTCCTGCTCTGGTTGCTGTCAAAATTATAGACTCTCCTGTGAGTCTGGCTGAGTTTGGCGGTGTTGCCATTGCTGCACTTTTGTCTCTTCTCTTATGCGGAGCAGTTGCCTGGCTGATTGCAGGACGTGGCAAGCTCCGTCCGCAACGTCCGTTACTGGTTTCGACTGCGATGTTTACCAATGCCGGCAATGTGGGGATTCCTGTTGCGGCTCTCGCATTTCCTGATTTTGGAGCTGCCTACATGGGGGCAATTCTGATGGTCCAGAATTTTGCCTGTTTTTCCATCGGTATGATTTTGCTGGCTGACATGAAACCAAAGTCAGCATTGGATTTCATAAAAGTTCTGCTTCCGGTGCCAGTGACTTGGGCAATCGTTTTGGCTCTCATCATAAGATCCACCAACTTGCATGTTCCGGAGCCTTTGTTTACGCCACTGAGTTACCTTGGTGATGGCCTTATCCCTGTTGCCCTGTTGACCCTTGGGGTTCAATTGCGTCGTAGTCTTGGAGGCTCCGGTGATTTTATATTTTTGACGGTGGGAATGCTTTTGCGGCTTTTACTTGGCCCACTCATCGTGTTCGCAGTTGCGATACTGTTGCCATTGCCGGAAGAAGGTCGCCAAGTGCTGATCTTAAGCGGTGTCCTTCCAGTGGCAGTCAATGTATACATTCTCGCAGCCCGTTATGAGTCCAATGCCTCGCTAGCATCTCAGCTCGTTTTCTGGTCAACAGTTCTTAGCCCGATTGGCTTTGTTGCAGTGCTGTTGTTTTTGTCTACGGGCTAA